In Rothia mucilaginosa, one genomic interval encodes:
- a CDS encoding HtaA domain-containing protein, whose protein sequence is MKIFTSSTRFSKGACALAVAGAVALPLAPVLAENINIAAQNVAAQNVAAGDQATAGASFGWGVRASFLSYNGMPREMTDGAAWDATAKQFTFTPTSTTVSEDGKQVTLQAAGRLWFTGHCAEGQDPETGCALNLTFSNPRVELNLADGTGSLYMTVRTKNYASGKFEGPMEVKMATLSTGTAKQSDKDGVVSISGISANLTADGNHAFSDFYNEGASLDPLSISYTGSAANTTKSAYSVAESYNTGAGVNQPQNTARLGQNHIVHVAPPSFSGDTTYTVLNSSNLKMTDTGVLKAIKGVFAVDADGNRMLVIGSESNKPELYTVTAEGKLVSSGIYSDAELGATTVKAIGYNPANNTWGILSIDGQGGGKLTIIDASGKATSQALPKPDSIDPQVVNAYSLDEYYGDSFSNNTVTLAPLPDGSFVYAPSTSIYDASGEKVVQKGHLLHLSSNGVSLVPNSSPEGYTTTLSSTLVSPKGYIYRWNNWSGGKVQVLKYENGAFSVVRESSTLEGFEKTEVATMFLTRAGNVVVVDASGSRLVFMDDTLNKVNEVVLSSMRKTDKSGGYNALELPNGDIIYPTSFENPNTYEDQLWLNRLAVNSAPAPAPEPTKSAEPTVAPTEAPTAEPTVAPTAEPTKSAEPTVAPTAEPTVAPSATAEPTMTPSVSAEPTAEPSVTAEPTATAEPTAEPTVTAEPTVAPTVAPSATAEPSVTAEPTAVPSEEPTSPSLPTASVAPSATPSASVTPSASVSASPTAVPSVPAVTPSATVSASASASASASSSVSASASSSASSSSSASASESASSSASASASASASESSTADQNTAGHKGGSNGGSDTGSGTSDNLGVSGSNGGSSNGGSSNGGSSLGGGSSAGSSSTSGSSSSKLAQTGASGAMFAAAAGAITLAAGTALVVARRRKS, encoded by the coding sequence ATGAAGATTTTCACATCTAGCACCCGCTTCTCCAAGGGAGCCTGCGCCCTCGCCGTCGCTGGCGCTGTTGCCCTGCCCCTGGCACCCGTTCTCGCCGAGAACATTAATATCGCCGCCCAGAACGTTGCCGCACAGAACGTCGCAGCAGGCGACCAGGCAACCGCTGGCGCGTCCTTCGGTTGGGGCGTGCGCGCCTCCTTCCTGTCCTATAACGGTATGCCCCGCGAAATGACCGACGGCGCAGCCTGGGACGCAACCGCAAAGCAGTTCACCTTCACCCCGACCTCCACCACCGTCTCTGAAGACGGCAAGCAGGTCACCCTGCAGGCTGCCGGCCGCCTCTGGTTCACCGGCCACTGCGCCGAAGGTCAGGATCCCGAAACCGGTTGTGCCCTGAACCTCACCTTCTCTAACCCCCGCGTGGAACTGAACCTCGCTGACGGCACCGGCTCCCTCTACATGACCGTGCGCACCAAGAACTACGCCAGCGGCAAGTTCGAGGGCCCCATGGAAGTCAAGATGGCTACCCTGAGCACCGGCACCGCCAAGCAGAGCGATAAGGACGGTGTGGTCAGCATTAGCGGCATCTCCGCGAACCTGACCGCCGACGGTAACCACGCCTTCTCCGACTTCTATAACGAAGGCGCCAGCCTCGACCCGCTGAGCATCTCCTACACCGGTAGCGCAGCGAACACCACCAAGAGCGCCTACAGCGTCGCCGAGTCCTACAACACCGGCGCGGGCGTGAACCAGCCCCAGAACACCGCACGTCTGGGCCAGAACCACATCGTGCACGTGGCACCCCCGAGCTTCAGCGGCGACACCACCTACACCGTGCTGAACAGCTCCAACCTGAAGATGACCGACACCGGCGTCCTGAAGGCAATCAAGGGCGTTTTCGCTGTGGACGCTGACGGCAACCGCATGCTCGTCATCGGCAGCGAAAGCAACAAGCCCGAGCTGTACACCGTGACCGCTGAGGGTAAGCTCGTCTCCTCCGGTATCTACTCCGACGCGGAGCTCGGTGCCACCACCGTCAAGGCAATTGGCTACAACCCCGCCAACAACACCTGGGGCATCCTCAGCATTGACGGCCAGGGCGGCGGCAAGCTGACCATTATTGACGCATCCGGCAAGGCAACCTCGCAGGCTCTGCCGAAGCCCGACTCCATCGACCCGCAGGTTGTGAACGCCTACTCGCTCGACGAGTACTACGGCGACTCGTTCTCCAACAACACCGTGACCCTCGCGCCGCTGCCCGACGGTAGCTTCGTGTACGCGCCGTCGACCTCCATCTACGATGCGTCTGGCGAAAAAGTGGTCCAGAAGGGCCACCTGCTGCACCTGAGCAGCAACGGCGTGTCCCTGGTGCCGAACTCCTCGCCCGAGGGCTACACCACCACCCTGTCCTCGACCCTGGTCAGCCCCAAGGGCTACATTTACCGTTGGAACAACTGGTCCGGCGGTAAGGTCCAGGTCCTCAAGTACGAGAACGGTGCTTTCAGCGTGGTCCGCGAGTCCTCAACCCTTGAGGGCTTCGAGAAGACCGAGGTTGCCACCATGTTCCTGACCCGCGCGGGTAACGTGGTCGTGGTGGACGCATCCGGCTCCCGCCTGGTGTTCATGGATGACACCCTGAACAAGGTGAACGAGGTGGTGCTCTCCTCGATGCGCAAGACCGACAAGAGCGGCGGCTACAACGCTCTCGAACTGCCCAACGGCGATATTATCTACCCGACCAGCTTCGAGAACCCGAACACCTACGAGGATCAGCTGTGGCTGAACCGTCTGGCAGTGAACTCGGCACCGGCACCGGCTCCTGAGCCGACCAAGTCTGCTGAACCGACCGTTGCTCCCACCGAGGCACCTACCGCTGAGCCGACTGTTGCCCCCACCGCGGAGCCGACTAAGTCTGCTGAGCCGACCGTTGCTCCCACCGCTGAGCCTACCGTGGCACCCTCTGCAACTGCAGAACCCACCATGACGCCTTCTGTAAGCGCTGAGCCTACCGCGGAGCCTTCGGTAACGGCTGAGCCCACTGCGACCGCAGAACCGACTGCTGAGCCTACCGTGACCGCTGAGCCGACTGTTGCTCCGACCGTGGCACCCTCTGCAACCGCTGAGCCCAGCGTGACCGCAGAACCCACCGCAGTGCCTTCGGAGGAGCCCACCTCGCCGTCTCTGCCGACCGCGTCCGTGGCGCCTTCTGCAACCCCGAGCGCGTCTGTAACCCCGAGCGCATCGGTGAGCGCATCCCCGACCGCGGTTCCGAGCGTTCCCGCCGTGACCCCCTCGGCGACCGTGTCCGCATCGGCGTCCGCTAGCGCGTCTGCTTCTTCGAGTGTTTCTGCGAGCGCGTCGAGCTCCGCAAGCAGCTCCAGCAGCGCATCGGCGAGCGAATCGGCATCTTCGAGCGCCTCTGCTTCCGCGAGTGCTTCCGCTTCTGAGAGCAGCACCGCCGACCAGAACACTGCCGGCCACAAGGGCGGCTCCAACGGTGGTTCTGATACTGGTTCCGGCACCTCCGACAACTTGGGTGTGAGCGGTTCCAACGGTGGTTCCTCTAACGGTGGTTCCTCTAACGGTGGTTCCTCCCTCGGTGGTGGTTCTTCCGCAGGTAGCTCCTCGACCTCCGGTAGCTCCTCCTCGAAGCTGGCTCAGACCGGCGCATCCGGCGCTATGTTCGCCGCAGCAGCCGGTGCCATCACCCTGGCTGCAGGTACCGCACTGGTTGTGGCACGCCGCCGCAAGAGCTAA
- the nirD gene encoding nitrite reductase small subunit NirD: MAENWVRICAESDLEENWGEVALVDGYQYAIYKTKHGIFASDHLDPHSQALVLARGIVGEKNGNPTITSPLYKEVYDLTTGECLSDPSYSIKVYPVEVRDGDVYLKTA; encoded by the coding sequence ATGGCTGAGAACTGGGTACGCATCTGCGCCGAATCTGACCTCGAAGAAAACTGGGGTGAAGTCGCCCTGGTCGACGGCTACCAGTACGCCATCTACAAGACCAAGCACGGCATCTTCGCCAGCGACCACCTCGACCCGCACAGCCAGGCACTGGTCCTCGCACGCGGCATCGTCGGCGAGAAGAACGGCAACCCCACCATCACCTCCCCCCTCTACAAGGAGGTCTACGACCTGACCACCGGCGAGTGCCTCTCTGACCCCTCCTACTCCATCAAGGTCTACCCCGTAGAGGTCCGCGACGGCGACGTCTACCTCAAGACCGCCTAA
- the cobA gene encoding uroporphyrinogen-III C-methyltransferase: MCPKIPPFPPREFATIDEVLAGGAPGHTLDDSVTERGILLPGEPAENPGKVYIVGGGPGAADLLTLRAARALSEADVVLLDHLAPQEYGEYAPNALIVDVGKVPGKHAVPQSRIQQLMIDYALSGKTVVRLKGGDPYVYGRGAEELDACIAAGLEAEVIPGITSAIAVPARAAIPVTLRKVSSIFTVISGHSGLSETEVSAVEATLRAQGTVVLLMGVRTLPDTVASLLSRGIEADTPLATIENGFSEKERVTVTTLENAQADCASVKAPAITVIGEVVHYARDDQNRFVSEVHERLRERSTS; the protein is encoded by the coding sequence ATGTGCCCGAAGATTCCTCCGTTCCCGCCCCGCGAGTTCGCCACTATTGACGAGGTACTCGCGGGCGGGGCGCCCGGGCACACCCTGGACGATAGCGTGACGGAACGCGGAATTCTTCTGCCCGGCGAGCCCGCCGAGAACCCCGGCAAGGTCTACATTGTGGGCGGTGGCCCCGGTGCCGCTGACCTGCTGACCCTGCGTGCGGCACGTGCCTTGAGTGAGGCTGACGTGGTCCTTCTGGATCACCTCGCCCCGCAGGAGTACGGCGAGTATGCACCGAACGCCCTCATCGTTGATGTGGGCAAGGTTCCCGGTAAGCACGCTGTTCCGCAGTCTCGCATTCAGCAGCTCATGATTGATTACGCGCTCTCGGGTAAGACCGTGGTGCGTTTGAAGGGCGGCGACCCGTACGTGTACGGTCGCGGCGCTGAAGAGCTGGATGCGTGCATCGCCGCCGGCCTGGAGGCTGAGGTTATCCCCGGCATTACCAGTGCTATTGCGGTTCCTGCGCGTGCGGCTATTCCGGTGACCCTGCGTAAGGTGTCCTCGATTTTTACCGTCATTTCTGGTCACTCCGGCCTGTCGGAGACCGAAGTGTCGGCTGTTGAGGCGACCCTGCGCGCCCAAGGCACCGTGGTGCTGCTGATGGGCGTTCGTACCCTGCCCGATACGGTGGCGTCTCTGCTCTCTCGTGGGATTGAGGCTGACACGCCGCTGGCAACCATCGAGAACGGTTTCTCTGAGAAGGAGCGCGTGACTGTCACGACCCTTGAGAACGCTCAGGCGGATTGCGCATCGGTCAAGGCGCCGGCTATTACCGTCATCGGTGAGGTCGTGCATTATGCTCGCGATGATCAGAACCGCTTTGTGAGCGAGGTTCACGAGCGTCTGCGTGAGCGTTCCACCTCCTAG
- a CDS encoding DUF6318 family protein — MSFRPSAHASLSANDRNGLTRRTVLFGGLTAGALALAGCAFNKDIRPTGTGDTFSGSPSASASPSASASPSESASASASASSSSSSSASRNNAKIIPSDEFLKDYKKYIGDVKYEYKPAIAHYVEPTDTSPAKNVPIPVIDTVAQRTVSLEGAYKTLAAYQSAYIAAMYNGDLQYLKGLVHGADSGLVNNLKAIAKLYAAGGWTKDYESKLSIRDDKDGKALASTDLAVVAFPCRDVVKEYTIYQKGTGEVQKASTLDVVIYVVYAEGKWRVTSREYFVSQYSDQFRKVFEGPSASASASKSSGSSGSSSGSGNDFKI; from the coding sequence ATGTCCTTCCGGCCGAGTGCACACGCCAGCCTCTCTGCTAACGACCGAAACGGATTGACCCGCCGCACCGTTCTTTTTGGCGGCCTGACCGCCGGTGCTCTGGCTCTAGCAGGATGCGCTTTCAACAAGGATATTCGCCCCACCGGTACCGGCGATACTTTCTCCGGCTCCCCGAGCGCCTCCGCTTCTCCCTCAGCCTCGGCTTCGCCTTCTGAGTCTGCCTCGGCTTCGGCATCCGCTTCGTCGTCATCTTCGTCCTCGGCAAGCCGCAACAACGCGAAGATTATTCCGTCCGACGAGTTCTTGAAGGACTATAAGAAGTACATTGGCGACGTCAAGTACGAGTACAAGCCCGCCATTGCGCACTATGTTGAGCCGACCGACACCTCCCCCGCAAAGAACGTTCCGATCCCGGTCATTGATACGGTGGCTCAGCGTACCGTCAGCCTCGAAGGCGCTTACAAGACCCTGGCTGCTTACCAGAGCGCGTACATTGCCGCGATGTACAACGGCGACCTGCAGTACCTCAAGGGTCTGGTCCACGGCGCTGACAGCGGCCTGGTCAACAACCTGAAGGCTATTGCTAAGCTCTACGCCGCGGGCGGTTGGACTAAGGACTACGAGAGCAAGCTGAGCATCCGTGACGATAAGGACGGGAAGGCTCTTGCCTCTACCGATTTGGCTGTTGTGGCGTTCCCCTGCCGGGATGTCGTCAAGGAATACACCATCTACCAGAAGGGCACCGGTGAGGTTCAGAAGGCAAGCACCCTGGATGTCGTTATCTACGTGGTGTACGCCGAGGGCAAGTGGCGCGTGACCAGCCGCGAGTACTTCGTATCCCAGTACAGCGACCAATTCCGCAAGGTCTTTGAGGGTCCCTCCGCGTCGGCTTCTGCCAGCAAGTCCAGCGGCTCCAGTGGCTCTAGCTCCGGCAGCGGCAACGACTTCAAGATCTAG
- the nirB gene encoding nitrite reductase large subunit NirB, which produces MSHTPRNILVVGAGPAAWRFVRAYHEGAEAAGRAADTITVLNDEPYIPYDRVAIEQIFKDTEKDLTLGDPELWNAENINLVNNCHAEKLDRTRRVVTDTEGNEYPYDVLVFATGSRAVRIPILNSDAAHVFRTIDDVKNMVSEVKRLQSTLGRAPRGIVVGGGLLGLEAAEGLKDLGAEPTILDVAPWLLSVEVDQGGGYAVNAQIKATGIDIETGVYISGINKDADGNVVSVSIADSPSEDAEIRTLPADMVVFGAGIRPNDELARDADLALGERGGILVNDACHSSDEHIWAIGEVACVLGRTWGLVAPANAMADAVAANLLNDNEEAQVEEFDIATKLKFSGVQVAGFGDRRGTTEGCLEVLFADPARGMYQKIVTSGDAKTLLGGVFVGDTAPFDSLKPLLGRELPAEPNVYLTAAGGGDGIPDTELPDDAILCSCNNISFGAVREAIVDGNHDVASLKSCTTAGTQCGSCVPMLQKTLEQQMKKMGLTVSKALCEHFDFSRAELAEAVRLTNLDDFDSVLARFGRGGDGCAICKPTVASILSSFRNSYVLDAGRGGIQETNDRALANMQKNGTYSVVPRIPAGEIPAKKLGVIAEVAEEFGLYVKITGAQRIGMFGARLEQLPYIWERLVDAGFESGQAYGKSLRNVKSCMGSTWCRFGVQDSTGMAIQLENRYRGLRSPHKFKFGVSGCNRECAEAQGKDVGLIATTNGWNLYLGGNGGANPAHGRLFVKDASSEDIIRYIDRYLMYYIRTADKLQRTARWLEDLDEEHGDGLAHLQSVLIEDSLGVCEDLERDMQRHVDSYEDEWAATLKDERRLRRFRAFINEPNGSDEGSHLYVLEREQIRPATPEEIAAAEAGESNTVLLTGAKIPVGKPSDLNPVPAA; this is translated from the coding sequence ATGTCGCACACCCCCCGCAACATTCTCGTTGTCGGCGCAGGCCCCGCTGCGTGGCGTTTTGTACGCGCGTACCACGAAGGCGCTGAAGCTGCCGGTCGCGCAGCGGACACCATCACCGTCCTCAACGACGAGCCCTACATCCCCTACGACCGCGTTGCTATCGAGCAGATTTTCAAGGACACCGAGAAGGACCTGACCCTCGGCGATCCCGAACTGTGGAATGCAGAGAACATCAACCTGGTCAACAACTGCCACGCAGAGAAGCTTGACCGCACCCGCCGCGTCGTCACTGACACCGAGGGCAACGAGTACCCCTACGACGTGCTGGTTTTCGCAACCGGTTCCCGCGCGGTTCGTATCCCCATTCTTAACTCGGACGCCGCACACGTCTTCCGCACCATCGACGACGTGAAGAACATGGTCTCCGAGGTCAAGCGCCTGCAGTCCACTCTCGGCCGCGCGCCCCGCGGTATCGTCGTCGGTGGCGGTCTGCTCGGCCTCGAAGCAGCTGAGGGTCTGAAGGACCTGGGCGCAGAGCCCACCATCCTGGACGTGGCTCCCTGGCTGCTTTCCGTTGAGGTTGACCAGGGCGGCGGTTACGCCGTGAACGCCCAGATCAAGGCAACCGGCATTGATATTGAGACCGGCGTGTACATCTCCGGCATCAACAAGGACGCTGACGGCAACGTCGTCTCCGTCTCCATCGCAGACTCTCCCTCCGAGGACGCAGAAATCCGCACCCTGCCCGCCGACATGGTGGTCTTCGGTGCCGGTATTCGCCCCAACGACGAACTGGCACGTGACGCTGACCTGGCACTGGGTGAGCGCGGCGGTATTCTCGTCAACGACGCATGCCACTCCTCCGACGAGCACATTTGGGCTATCGGTGAGGTCGCCTGCGTGCTGGGCCGCACCTGGGGCCTGGTCGCACCGGCAAACGCTATGGCTGACGCTGTGGCAGCTAACCTGCTCAACGACAACGAAGAAGCTCAGGTTGAAGAGTTCGACATCGCAACCAAGCTGAAGTTCTCCGGCGTTCAGGTGGCTGGCTTCGGTGACCGCCGCGGCACCACCGAGGGCTGCCTCGAGGTTCTGTTCGCAGACCCCGCACGCGGCATGTACCAGAAGATCGTGACCAGCGGCGACGCAAAGACCCTGCTCGGTGGCGTGTTCGTCGGTGACACCGCTCCCTTCGACTCCCTCAAGCCCCTGCTCGGTCGCGAACTGCCCGCTGAGCCGAACGTCTACCTGACCGCAGCTGGCGGCGGCGACGGCATCCCCGACACCGAACTGCCCGACGACGCAATCCTGTGTTCCTGCAACAACATCAGCTTCGGTGCTGTCCGTGAGGCAATCGTAGACGGCAACCACGATGTCGCATCCCTGAAGTCCTGCACCACCGCGGGTACCCAGTGTGGTTCCTGTGTGCCGATGCTGCAGAAGACTCTGGAACAGCAGATGAAGAAGATGGGTCTGACCGTCTCCAAGGCACTGTGTGAGCACTTCGACTTCTCCCGTGCAGAGCTGGCTGAGGCTGTGCGCCTGACCAACCTGGACGACTTCGACTCCGTGCTGGCACGCTTCGGTCGCGGCGGCGACGGCTGTGCAATCTGTAAGCCGACCGTTGCGTCGATCCTCTCCTCCTTCCGCAACTCCTACGTCCTGGATGCAGGCCGCGGTGGTATTCAGGAGACCAACGACCGTGCACTGGCAAACATGCAGAAGAACGGTACCTACTCCGTCGTTCCGCGTATTCCCGCAGGTGAGATCCCCGCTAAGAAGCTGGGCGTCATCGCAGAAGTTGCTGAAGAGTTCGGCCTGTACGTGAAGATTACCGGTGCACAGCGTATCGGTATGTTCGGCGCTCGCCTGGAGCAGCTGCCCTACATTTGGGAGCGCCTGGTGGATGCCGGCTTCGAGTCCGGTCAGGCATACGGTAAGTCCCTGCGTAACGTGAAGTCCTGCATGGGTTCGACCTGGTGCCGCTTCGGTGTTCAGGACTCCACCGGCATGGCAATCCAGCTGGAGAACCGTTACCGCGGCCTGCGCTCCCCGCACAAGTTCAAGTTCGGCGTTTCCGGTTGTAACCGTGAATGTGCCGAGGCACAGGGTAAGGACGTTGGTCTGATCGCAACCACCAACGGCTGGAACCTGTACCTGGGCGGTAACGGTGGTGCAAACCCCGCTCACGGTCGCCTCTTCGTCAAGGATGCCTCCAGCGAGGACATCATCCGCTACATTGACCGCTACCTGATGTACTACATCCGCACCGCAGACAAGCTGCAGCGTACCGCTCGCTGGCTCGAGGATCTGGATGAGGAGCACGGCGACGGTCTGGCACACCTGCAGTCCGTCCTCATTGAGGACTCCCTGGGCGTGTGCGAGGACCTGGAACGCGACATGCAGCGTCACGTTGACTCCTACGAGGACGAGTGGGCAGCAACCCTGAAGGACGAGCGTCGCCTGCGCCGCTTCCGTGCCTTCATCAACGAGCCCAACGGCAGCGACGAGGGTTCGCACCTGTACGTGCTGGAGCGCGAGCAGATTCGCCCCGCAACCCCCGAGGAAATTGCGGCGGCAGAAGCTGGCGAGTCCAACACCGTCCTGCTGACCGGTGCCAAGATTCCCGTGGGTAAGCCCAGTGACCTCAACCCGGTCCCGGCAGCATAG
- a CDS encoding sirohydrochlorin chelatase has protein sequence MTILNVIATSHGTDSVAGREAITLIREQIKFLLAQRNDGVEYRVHAAYVDVESPSVDDAAASLPNDEPCVIVPILLSTGFHTQVDLRRAARNSGIERISIGESLGPDARLAALTRARLEEAGWTPGDGPVVQGAAGSSRPDGRADMSRAAELLAEELHVPVHHGFIAAIDPKFHEVVAEHQPKFAATYLLAEGFFAGKMRRDAESTGVPVKVAAPLVNAQGGASAAVVAECFIDRMDAAIAQLDAA, from the coding sequence ATGACTATTCTGAATGTAATCGCAACCTCGCACGGCACCGACTCGGTCGCCGGTCGCGAGGCTATCACGCTGATTCGTGAGCAGATTAAGTTCCTGCTCGCTCAGCGTAATGACGGTGTGGAGTACCGTGTCCACGCCGCATATGTGGATGTGGAATCTCCCAGCGTTGATGATGCCGCAGCCTCCCTGCCCAATGATGAGCCCTGCGTGATTGTGCCGATTCTGCTGTCGACCGGCTTCCATACTCAGGTGGATTTGCGCCGTGCCGCACGCAATAGCGGTATTGAGCGTATCAGCATTGGCGAGTCTTTGGGCCCGGATGCGCGCCTTGCCGCGCTGACCCGCGCTCGCTTGGAGGAAGCTGGCTGGACTCCCGGCGACGGCCCTGTGGTTCAGGGTGCTGCCGGTTCTTCCCGCCCTGATGGTCGCGCGGATATGAGCCGTGCCGCCGAGCTGCTGGCTGAGGAGTTGCACGTTCCGGTGCATCACGGCTTCATTGCCGCGATTGATCCGAAGTTCCACGAGGTGGTTGCCGAACATCAGCCTAAGTTCGCTGCGACCTACCTGCTGGCGGAGGGTTTCTTCGCCGGTAAGATGCGCCGTGATGCTGAGTCGACCGGTGTGCCGGTGAAGGTTGCCGCGCCGCTGGTGAACGCGCAGGGTGGCGCTTCTGCTGCCGTGGTGGCGGAGTGCTTTATTGACCGCATGGATGCGGCTATTGCCCAGCTGGACGCCGCCTAG